TGTGCCACACTCAGTTCACAGCCAAGCAACAGAAAGGGTGTTCTCCGTGCAGTATCGCAAACTCGGTTCAAGCAATCTAGAAGTCTCCGTGGTCGCCTTCGGCGCGTGGCAGATTGGCGATTCGCAGTACTGGGGCGCAGACGATCAAGCCGATGCCAATGCCACGGTCGCCGCGGCGCTCGATGCCGGCGTTAACCTCTTCGACACCGCCGAGATGTACGGCGCGGGCGAGTCCGAACGGATGCTCGGACGCGCTCTCGGGTCGAATCGAAACAGCGTCTACGTTGCGTCCAAAGTCTGGCCCGACAAATGCCAACCGGCGACGCTCCGCAAAACCTGCGAAGAAAGCCTGCGCCGTCTCAATACAGACGCCATAGACCTCTATCAAATTC
The sequence above is drawn from the Candidatus Hydrogenedentota bacterium genome and encodes:
- a CDS encoding aldo/keto reductase, with the translated sequence MQYRKLGSSNLEVSVVAFGAWQIGDSQYWGADDQADANATVAAALDAGVNLFDTAEMYGAGESERMLGRALGSNRNSVYVASKVWPDKCQPATLRKTCEESLRRLNTDAIDLYQIHWPPRDVPFADVYATLTALRDEGKIREIGVSNFGATDLAAWMSEGTCVSDQLGYNILFR